CAGGCCAACATTCCGACATTCTGACATTCAATACAGCAGATGCCAGAATAGTAGAGGCAGCAGTCAGTGTCAGTTTGAatttttaaaacagtaatatCTGAAATCTTGACAGAGCGTTCATTCCagcagaattttatttatttatttttttacatttgtagtttAGCTGTAAATTCAATAGAAGTCAAGATGAATGGCAATGACCCTTTCAATGACGTCAACCTAATCGTTGTCAATCAAAATGATGGGTTGAACGTTGTTAATCAGGGGCCTCAAATTTTGATTTCTGTTACAATTCTTAGTGGGAATGTTAGACAGATTCTCCCAGATATACGCATACCACGTCGATTGACTGCTGCCAACTTTGATTTTTATTATGAATTGGTTGAAGCAGCTGTCCGTGAACTTGCTCAGTATCCCATGACACCTGGTCCTGAATACAATCCGTTGCTGGATTTGCTGGGCCAAAATGCAGATTACTGGTCTGTTGATGTTGATGCTGTTGGGGACTCTGCAGCCGTTGCGTTTTATCCTGTGTTTACTAATAGACCACAAGAACCCGTGGAGACACCTATAACTGAGTCCAGCACTGACGATTCTGGATCTGCAGATTCTGGGTCAACTTCTGATTCAGATTCTGGGACCACCTCAGATTCAGATTCTGGGTCCACTTCAGATTCTGGGTCAACTTCTGAGTCAGATTCTGGGTCCACCTCCGATTCTGGGTCAACTTCTAATTCAGATTCGGGGTCAACTTTTGATTATGAATCACCTGACCAAAGCTTGGGCTTGAGACAGGGTcttaaaagaaaaagacagacaaGTGAAAGGTcagaaaacagaaaacagaaaaggAGGAGATCCGTCTACCTCTTGGATTCTGATTCTTCGAGTGATTCACCTCAAGCATCCTTTCAAGAAACATCCAGAGATGATGAACAGCCTGGACCTTCTCATCAGGCCAACAACACTGAGAATATGGCACCTGATATCCAAACCTTTGGAGGTCAGGCTGAAATGAGACGGGGtctaaaaagaaaaagacagaccTCTGACAGGTCAGAGAACAGTGAACAGAATAGAAGGAGATCAGTCCACCTCTCTGATTCTGATTCTTCGAGTAATTTTTCTCAAGCTTCCTTTCAAGCAACACCCAGAGATGACGAACAGCCTGGACCTTCTAATCAGGCcaacaaaacagaaaatatgaCACCTGATATCCAATCCTTGAAAAGTGAGGGAGgtcttaaaagaaaaagagacaacaGATCAGAGAGCAGAGAACTGAAAAAGAGGAGCTCAGTCCAGCTGTCTGATACTTCAGATGATTCCCTCAGTCCATCTAAAAGTAACAAACAGCTTGAATCTTCTCACAAAAACCAAGATGAGTCGAGCCATggagagaaaagaaaaagaaatgaaaaaacttCTGgcaagaggaagaggaggagatcTGAGCAGCTCTCTGATTCCGATCCTTCAAGTgcttccttcagctcagtctcttCATCCCTTAGAGAAGAGACAACGGACGATGACCAGCCTGGACCTTCTCATCAGGTtaagacaagaaaaaaatgcaaaaagaaaaagaccTTCAGCAAGCCAGAATTTGGAGAGTGGGAATGGAGTCCAGTCAGCAGCTCAGATTCAGACTGAAGTGCTTATCGCCAGAGTTTTTACCGTCTCCACAAATTTGGTAGGTGTATGCTGATTTATTCTTTACCTTTGTGTCCTTGGCTTGTTACGTAAGATATTGTTGTCAATCCTACTTCTTCTTGTTTTAGAAAACATGCTATGTCTACTTTTCAAACTTATACTACATTCTACACCAAATACATCTTTATTAATTAACAGTCACTCAGACATCTTGACCAAATGGTTAAACCCTATCTGCCAATCCACTTATTGATTAGCCTCGCACATCACCCATGTTTATAGTTTGTTAACACTTTTTAGCTGCGTTTGTGGGTCTAATTGAATTTTTGTCCAACACGCAATGTGTCATCTGTGATTTTTGCAGTTGGAACACAAATGGTTCTGCACTTTGAATTTCTACTAGAAATACTAAGCGGGAACCTTTGTTATACCAATTTCAGCATACTATGATTTAGGACATACTACTTCTATACTTGATgactatttaaaattaaaatagtattCATATTGAAACACAGCACTAGTCCAAGTTTTCAAAACTGTGGCCTGTcattattatattgtaaataaaacaattctaTATTGTGTTCTTTTTAGAAAAGTTGTATAAAAGCTGCAGTTCTCTGCAGTCCCCTGAGCCCTAATTGTATTATGAGGTCGAGTGCCAGACAGATGTACTCACTAAAGATGCAACATCATGTCCCAAAGAGCATCCACAAATCACACCTGGAAACCTGGAGCAAATAAACCCAAGAAGATGTGCATTGATCACAGACAATTGTGATGCATGGCACAtagaaaaatgtacagtatttttCATAACAGAACTTCTATTTCAAACTGTAGTTTAATAGTTACCTTCCATTTACCTGTCATTCATCCTAACTCTGTATATTTTTGGATTGTTTAGGTGCTGCTAACAAATCTACCCACTTGCCAAGATGAAGAGTTGCAGTGAAGCTGGCGCTTGGAAACAGACCATCGTAATCTATTACTActtgtgttgttatttttatcaacactttaaaatgatttgtaaattctatttaatgtaatatttacatGAACTAAGCATGATAAGTCTTGTACAGCATGTATTATTCATATTGTAACATTTTCTGTTGCATTATTAAAGGCTCATATTTGACCACTTTTGCAAGATGTAAGTCTTTAGTGTccacagaatgtgtctgtaaagtttcaactcaaaatacccatcagattatgtatTATACAATGCAGAATAAGTATATTTTAAGCTCAAAGCAAAGtgttgctgtttttgtagcctgtgtctTTAACTGAAAATTAGCTGGTTtataatttacaaacaaaattatttgcaGGCATTTATTGACAAAAAAATTACCTAAGTAtagtaaaataacaatataacaatGTAAATTGGTGTctataaattgtaaatatataagTTAAAACAGTGTTAAGAATGTTTAAaatttttgaaacttttttatGTCTTGTTTTATTAGATTGAATTACAGTACTTAGACAACAACAATTAAACATTTAGTCAATTTTACATATCACCTAGATCTTGTCTGATGCAGAAGTTTTtcacagtaaaaacaaaatctataaaattaacagtaaaaaatattttttaacttttaacggtacttttaaattttttgatAACTTACCATCATTCATACTTCTTCTTTTCTTCAACACAACTTAACTTTGCtgcacagacaaaaacaaaaccataagtaGATGTGAATGAGAAACTCATATAATGAACCAaagctcatcacaaacaacttttttcCCACAGAgactaaacattcattcattcattcattcattttcttgtcgacttagttcctttattgatccagggtcgccacagcggaatgaaccgccaacttatccaacaagtttttacgcagcggatgccattcttgccgcaacccatccctgggaaacatccacacacacatacactactgacaatttagcctacccaattcacctgtaccgcatgtctttggactgtgggggaaaccggagcacccagagggaacCCAGAGGGAACCCACgagaacgcagggaaaacatgcaaactccacacagaaacgccaactgagctgaggctcgaaccagagacattcttgctgagaggcgacagcactacctactgcgtcgctgCTTCGCCCGAGActaaacatattaatataaaaaaggcGCTcactcttattcattcattcaatcatttatctttggcttagtccctttattcatcaaaggtcaccacagtgaaatgaaccgccaacttatccagcatatacagcgaatgccttttcagctgcaacccagtactagaaaacatccatacacactgattcacacacacacaaacacgcgcacacgcacacgcacacgcacacgcacacacacacacacaatggccaatttaggttatttaattcacctgtaccgcatgtctttggactgtggagaaagccggaggaaacccaaactccacacagaaatgatgggactcgaacaagtgaccttcttgctgtgaggcaacagtgctaaccactgagcccacTTAGTCACCCACTCAGTGTTATTCACAATGCTATTAAACGGCATCATAGTAAAACATGGtaaagtaataatattatataataatatatgcaataaacattatttatcaacattacaTATAACATAGAACTCGAATGTGCATAactcaagagaaacaaaaagcataaaaagtgaaGTATCATGCGGTATATTCTGGAAAAGTTCATTTATGGTTATTTGCTGCATAACTTCCTGTTAAACAGGTTATGAATTTTTAtcgtagtattttttttttattttatcatcgCATCAATTTTTACAGTAAGCCCTTCAcaaaattataaaacatttaaaatgtatgtgaATACACAATATCAAAATTCAACTTTAAAATTCAATTATGAAGAGATCCTTCAACGTGCCTTAAACTATACTATTACCAccaatttattttacatattgcatGTGtagtttaaaggggtggtccactacaatatagTCCTTTAGCTGATGCGTAACGTGTCTACATgctttccgctacattcattctgccatggcggggcgccacataattcatcccgccacggctacattacagcttctcattaaaaattcagtcattgttgctttttaatagcgggttataatcgcaccaaaacaaattaaaaggtaagtgaattataacagcgcaaacttttctgtaaccgtagtagtgctgtacattatttgtttaaccctttaaggtgacgtgctgacagactgactgacaggtgcatgaggccagcaaacacgacgtagctttcTGTTCAGCTGAACACAGTTTctattattatactttatttatatataaaggtCTGTAGTTCTGCATAAAATGattttatcttgctggagtttatagccgttgcACTTTACTTCGGGACGCAGGACTTTACTTAATGcagctctgtaggtctattggagaaattcataaatatttctagcaaatcttataaatgttggagagatactcgttacataaatgcactaaatcgcttttcagcagtgtttattttagAGCGCTTAAGAAGATCTCCGCTTGAGCAGCGAATATTTGAGGGGGtttgcaagaagttttgtgcaagAACAGAGGAAATTGGCGCACAAGTAAAGAGATTCGTATGCTTgttttacataaatgcgatctgaacatgtaatactgcgctcataacatttctccatttgtcattgaaataacgccataggtagttgggtGATTTGTGCAAAaggcctgctgccacagctggaaaaaatcctagaggaaacactgatatGTGTGAACAAACAACATcactgaatgtaatatgctcaaaatGCAAAGTGAGAggttggcttttacagagttagctttgcaaagcctacagcaaacaaagtttgggaactacaaaaaaaaaacatccgggctagtgagatcacaagggcttCTGGTTATGCTCATTCACCACACAAATACACCATGCGCAGCAACGGGGCGTGGCCAGAGGAGCTGTTATAGCACAAAAGGCTTAACCTTTCACGAGTCACAACCTGAaagtaattttgtttgttaaaattgatctgttACATGCAGTTTCTAGCGTCAACGGTATGTTACTTGGATCCAATACTTGGATCGGATACCGGTTCGATACTGCAAATTTTTGCTGGATCAGGTATCGGCCAGGCTGGTACCGATCCAAACCAGATCTTACACATGCGCTATATTCTGTTAACAAAACCCTTGAAGGTAGCTTATTATAAagcactagaaagttgtcatgtaggtctactatatcccaaatgttctgaagccattctatagtttaatgtgaagtacagatgaatattcaagCGCTTAAACAAATGCGCTTCA
The nucleotide sequence above comes from Danio rerio strain Tuebingen ecotype United States chromosome 23, GRCz12tu, whole genome shotgun sequence. Encoded proteins:
- the LOC137489182 gene encoding uncharacterized protein, which translates into the protein MNGNDPFNDVNLIVVNQNDGLNVVNQGPQILISVTILSGNVRQILPDIRIPRRLTAANFDFYYELVEAAVRELAQYPMTPGPEYNPLLDLLGQNADYWSVDVDAVGDSAAVAFYPVFTNRPQEPVETPITESSTDDSGSADSGSTSDSDSGTTSDSDSGSTSDSGSTSESDSGSTSDSGSTSNSDSGSTFDYESPDQSLGLRQGLKRKRQTSERSENRKQKRRRSVYLLDSDSSSDSPQASFQETSRDDEQPGPSHQANNTENMAPDIQTFGGQAEMRRGLKRKRQTSDRSENSEQNRRRSVHLSDSDSSSNFSQASFQATPRDDEQPGPSNQANKTENMTPDIQSLKSEGGLKRKRDNRSESRELKKRSSVQLSDTSDDSLSPSKSNKQLESSHKNQDESSHGEKRKRNEKTSGKRKRRRSEQLSDSDPSSASFSSVSSSLREETTDDDQPGPSHQVKTRKKCKKKKTFSKPEFGEWEWSPVSSSDSD